The Lentzea guizhouensis genome contains a region encoding:
- a CDS encoding TetR/AcrR family transcriptional regulator: protein MTAVVDGRKARGERKRRAIVEATLRVIERDGIAGVTHRSVAREAGVPTTAPTYYFATLDDLLIATLTWVAEELCDDMLGIVASGGTAREIAKSLARAVDEHRGRTLAEYELYLLAGRRPELRPAARRWLDVAVEAARPADPVAFRAFLAAVDGLLIQGLIADVAPNEDELEPIVSFLIRGRDGSTAATRGE, encoded by the coding sequence CTGACGGCCGTGGTGGACGGACGCAAGGCGCGCGGCGAGAGGAAGCGGCGTGCCATCGTCGAGGCCACGTTGCGGGTCATCGAACGCGACGGCATCGCGGGCGTGACGCACCGCAGCGTGGCGCGTGAGGCCGGTGTGCCGACGACGGCGCCGACTTACTACTTCGCGACGCTCGACGACCTGTTGATCGCCACGCTGACGTGGGTGGCCGAAGAGCTGTGCGACGACATGCTGGGCATCGTCGCGAGCGGCGGTACCGCGCGGGAGATCGCGAAGAGCCTCGCCAGGGCGGTCGACGAGCACCGCGGCCGCACGCTCGCCGAGTACGAGCTGTACCTGCTGGCCGGTCGCCGCCCCGAGCTGAGGCCCGCCGCGCGCCGGTGGCTGGACGTCGCCGTGGAGGCCGCGAGACCGGCCGACCCGGTGGCGTTCCGGGCGTTCCTCGCCGCGGTCGACGGCCTGCTGATCCAGGGGCTGATCGCCGACGTTGCTCCGAACGAGGACGAGCTGGAGCCGATCGTGTCCTTCTTGATCCGCGGCCGCGACGGCTCCACGGCCGCGACGCGGGGAGAATGA
- a CDS encoding DUF4097 family beta strand repeat-containing protein, translating into MLRTALVALLVGAVLSACGIRIQEYEFEDDHVVAEGITSVRAITGSGNVTIRHQPGLTETKIHRKVEHAKDNKPTQVSHRVEGSSLVLDGCGNNCEVNYTIAVPSATTTLVGDIGSGDLEVEGLASVDFITGSGRVVVRDVAGDVKVKTGSGDFQATRVGGTVTANLGSGNIDLDAIKGKTLVNTSSGRINGTSLESEVVADADSGDVELTLAAAKSVTVDTGSGEVIVRLPGGPYKVSGESGSGERSIGVRTDPASQLELKLTTGSGDVRVLQV; encoded by the coding sequence ATGCTGAGGACGGCGTTGGTGGCGTTGCTGGTGGGGGCGGTGCTCTCCGCGTGTGGCATCCGCATTCAGGAGTACGAGTTCGAGGACGACCACGTGGTCGCCGAGGGCATCACGTCGGTGCGCGCGATCACCGGCTCGGGGAACGTGACGATCAGGCACCAGCCCGGCCTGACCGAGACGAAGATCCACCGCAAGGTCGAGCACGCCAAGGACAACAAGCCGACCCAGGTCTCGCACCGGGTCGAGGGCAGCTCGCTGGTGCTCGACGGTTGCGGCAACAACTGCGAGGTGAACTACACGATCGCGGTGCCGTCGGCGACGACCACGCTGGTCGGTGACATCGGGTCGGGTGACCTGGAGGTCGAGGGGCTGGCCTCGGTCGACTTCATCACCGGTTCCGGCAGGGTCGTCGTCCGTGACGTCGCCGGTGACGTGAAGGTCAAGACCGGCTCCGGCGACTTCCAGGCCACCAGGGTCGGTGGCACGGTGACCGCGAACCTGGGCTCCGGCAACATCGACCTGGACGCGATCAAGGGGAAGACGCTGGTCAACACCAGTTCCGGTCGCATCAACGGCACCTCGCTGGAGAGCGAGGTGGTCGCGGACGCCGACTCGGGGGACGTCGAGCTCACGCTCGCGGCGGCGAAGTCCGTGACGGTGGACACCGGGTCCGGCGAGGTCATCGTGCGGCTGCCGGGAGGTCCGTACAAGGTCAGCGGGGAGTCGGGCAGCGGGGAGCGCTCGATCGGTGTGCGGACCGATCCGGCGTCGCAGCTGGAGCTGAAGCTGACCACCGGGTCGGGAGACGTGCGCGTGCTGCAGGTCTGA
- the grpE gene encoding nucleotide exchange factor GrpE, producing MTEPRHAAPDEEQPQVVVNDRRRIDPETGEVRAPAAPAEEGAAPAEDENVVTAEFVDDAAVELKAQLDERTADLQRLTAEYANYRKRVERDREAVINNAKASVAAELLSVLDDVERAAAHGDLTGAFKAVADKLVSTLQKTGLEPFAHEGEAFDPSVHEAVQHSTSPDVEGPTVTAVLRRGYRFGEKLVRPALVAVTDHEPAAPAEDS from the coding sequence GTGACCGAACCGAGGCACGCGGCTCCTGACGAGGAGCAGCCTCAGGTCGTCGTGAACGACCGGCGCCGGATCGACCCGGAAACGGGTGAGGTCCGCGCGCCGGCCGCTCCGGCGGAAGAGGGCGCTGCTCCGGCCGAGGACGAGAACGTGGTCACTGCCGAGTTCGTGGACGACGCCGCGGTCGAGCTGAAGGCCCAGCTCGACGAGCGCACCGCGGACTTGCAGCGGCTCACCGCCGAGTACGCGAACTACCGCAAGCGGGTGGAACGCGACCGGGAAGCGGTGATCAACAACGCGAAGGCGTCCGTGGCCGCCGAGCTCCTCTCGGTGCTGGACGACGTCGAACGGGCCGCCGCTCACGGCGACCTGACCGGCGCGTTCAAGGCGGTGGCGGACAAGCTCGTGTCCACCTTGCAGAAGACCGGCCTGGAGCCGTTCGCGCACGAGGGCGAGGCGTTCGACCCGTCGGTGCACGAGGCCGTGCAGCACAGCACGTCCCCGGACGTCGAGGGCCCGACCGTCACCGCCGTGCTGCGGCGCGGCTACCGGTTCGGCGAGAAGCTCGTCCGCCCGGCGCTGGTCGCCGTGACGGACCACGAGCCGGCAGCACCCGCTGAAGACAGCTGA
- the dnaJ gene encoding molecular chaperone DnaJ: MSARDWIEKDFYRELGVSSDASADEIKKSYRKLARELHPDANPGDAKAEARFKSVSEAYGVLSDPAKRKQYDEARRLFAGGGGFPGGFGGAGGFDVNDLFGRAAQGTGGGGLGDLLGGLFNRRSGGAGSATRPRRGEDVETDVRLDFTEAVRGAQVPLRLSSPAACSTCNGSGAKPGTTPHTCATCSGSGLVTRSQGAFAFSEPCRDCRGTGRIIDDPCPECGGDGVSTRTRTLTVRIPPGVDDGQRIRLAGQGEPGRNGGPSGDLFVRVHVNPHSVFGRQGNDLTLTAPMTFSELALGTTLTVPTLDGKVTLKVPAGTASGRVLRARGKGITRKDGNQGDLLITLEVAVPNNLSSEARQALEAYADVTKDHDPRGDLNALLEGR; encoded by the coding sequence GTGAGTGCTAGGGACTGGATCGAGAAGGACTTCTACCGCGAACTGGGCGTCTCCTCCGACGCCTCGGCGGACGAGATCAAGAAGTCGTACCGCAAGCTCGCCCGTGAGCTGCACCCCGACGCCAACCCCGGCGACGCCAAGGCGGAGGCCCGCTTCAAGTCGGTCTCCGAGGCGTACGGCGTGCTGTCCGACCCGGCGAAGCGCAAGCAGTACGACGAGGCTCGCCGCCTGTTCGCGGGCGGAGGAGGCTTTCCCGGCGGCTTCGGCGGTGCCGGTGGCTTCGACGTCAACGACCTGTTCGGCCGCGCGGCCCAGGGCACCGGTGGCGGCGGACTGGGCGACCTGCTCGGCGGCCTGTTCAACCGGCGCTCGGGTGGTGCGGGCTCGGCCACGCGTCCCCGTCGCGGCGAGGACGTGGAGACCGACGTCCGGCTCGACTTCACCGAGGCGGTGCGAGGGGCGCAGGTGCCACTGCGGCTGTCCTCGCCCGCCGCGTGCTCGACGTGCAACGGGTCCGGTGCCAAGCCGGGCACGACCCCGCACACCTGCGCCACCTGCTCGGGTTCCGGCCTGGTCACGCGGTCGCAGGGCGCGTTCGCGTTCAGCGAGCCGTGCCGCGACTGCCGCGGCACCGGCCGGATCATCGACGACCCGTGCCCCGAGTGCGGTGGCGACGGCGTCAGCACCAGGACCCGCACGCTGACCGTCCGGATCCCACCGGGAGTCGACGACGGCCAGCGGATCCGCCTCGCGGGCCAGGGCGAACCCGGTCGCAACGGCGGGCCGTCGGGCGACCTGTTCGTCCGGGTGCACGTCAACCCGCACAGCGTGTTCGGCCGCCAGGGCAACGACCTGACGCTGACCGCGCCGATGACGTTCTCCGAGCTGGCGCTGGGCACGACGTTGACCGTGCCGACGCTGGACGGCAAGGTGACTTTGAAGGTTCCCGCCGGCACCGCCTCCGGGCGCGTGCTGCGGGCCCGCGGCAAGGGCATCACCCGCAAGGACGGCAACCAGGGCGATCTGCTGATCACGCTGGAGGTCGCCGTGCCGAACAACCTGTCCTCCGAGGCTCGCCAGGCCCTGGAGGCCTACGCGGACGTGACCAAGGACCACGACCCGCGAGGTGATCTGAACGCGCTGCTGGAAGGGCGGTGA
- a CDS encoding heat shock protein transcriptional repressor HspR — MSFPFPPGTDEDTPFFVISVAAQLSGLHAQTLRSYDRMGLVSPGRTTGGGRRYSMRDIVLLREVQRLSQEEGVNLAGIKRIIDLEHQVDALRSRVTELTQELAQALAAADSAAAAVHASYRRDLVPLRHETALVVWKPKPRK, encoded by the coding sequence GTGAGTTTTCCGTTCCCACCAGGCACTGACGAGGACACCCCGTTCTTCGTCATCTCGGTGGCGGCTCAACTCTCCGGCCTGCACGCGCAGACCCTGCGGTCCTACGACCGGATGGGCCTCGTGTCGCCGGGCCGCACCACCGGCGGCGGCCGCCGGTACTCGATGCGCGACATCGTGCTGCTGCGCGAGGTCCAGCGCCTCTCCCAGGAGGAGGGCGTCAACCTCGCCGGCATCAAGCGGATCATCGACCTGGAACACCAGGTCGACGCCCTGCGCTCGCGCGTCACCGAGCTGACCCAGGAGCTGGCGCAGGCCTTGGCCGCCGCCGACTCCGCAGCAGCCGCGGTGCACGCCTCCTACCGCCGGGACCTGGTCCCGCTGCGGCACGAGACGGCGCTCGTGGTGTGGAAGCCCAAGCCGCGCAAGTGA
- a CDS encoding SDR family oxidoreductase → MKIFVTGASGHVGSALVPELLGAGHEVVGLARSDASAARLESWGAGVRRGDLDDLDGLRKGAAEADAVVHLAFKHDELFAGNYAAASDADLAVVRAFLDELAGTGKPLVGTSGTLSYSGLGRTATEEERVSGADNRGAARNAIIDAADVRGSVVVLPPTVHSELDTGGFIPILVRTARATGVSGYPGDGTNRWSATHTRDAARLYRLAVEQAPAGAVLHAVAEEAVPLKAIAEVIGRKLGVPVESIPAERAQEHFGPLAFMVSRDAPTSAEHTKALLGWETREPGLLEDLEAGFYFER, encoded by the coding sequence ATGAAGATCTTCGTCACGGGCGCCAGCGGTCACGTCGGCTCGGCGCTCGTCCCCGAACTGCTGGGAGCCGGGCACGAGGTCGTCGGCCTGGCCCGGTCCGACGCCTCCGCCGCCAGGCTGGAGTCCTGGGGCGCCGGGGTCCGGCGCGGTGACCTCGACGACCTGGACGGCCTGCGCAAGGGCGCCGCCGAGGCCGACGCGGTGGTCCACCTGGCGTTCAAGCACGACGAGCTGTTCGCCGGGAACTACGCGGCCGCCTCCGATGCCGACCTCGCGGTCGTCAGGGCGTTCCTCGACGAGCTGGCGGGCACGGGCAAGCCGCTCGTGGGCACCAGCGGCACGCTGTCGTACTCCGGGCTGGGCCGCACGGCCACGGAGGAGGAGCGGGTCTCCGGCGCCGACAACCGCGGCGCCGCCCGCAACGCCATCATCGACGCCGCGGACGTGCGCGGTTCGGTGGTGGTGCTGCCGCCCACCGTGCACAGCGAGCTCGACACGGGCGGGTTCATCCCGATCCTGGTCAGGACCGCGCGGGCGACCGGGGTGTCCGGCTACCCCGGCGACGGCACGAACCGCTGGTCGGCGACGCACACGCGGGACGCGGCCCGGCTCTACCGGCTCGCGGTGGAGCAGGCCCCGGCGGGCGCGGTGCTGCACGCGGTCGCCGAGGAGGCGGTGCCGCTGAAGGCGATCGCGGAGGTCATCGGGCGGAAGCTGGGCGTGCCGGTCGAGAGCATCCCGGCCGAACGGGCGCAGGAGCACTTCGGGCCGTTGGCGTTCATGGTGTCGCGCGACGCACCCACGTCCGCGGAGCACACGAAGGCGCTGCTGGGCTGGGAGACGCGCGAACCCGGCCTCCTGGAGGACCTGGAAGCCGGGTTCTACTTCGAGCGGTGA
- a CDS encoding TetR/AcrR family transcriptional regulator has translation MGRWEPDARQRLVRAALDLFSEQGYDNTAVAQIAERAGLTKSTFFRHYRDKREVLFGGQDELAEVLTGGIAGAPEQAEPMAAVEAALVAVGGWFTEEQREYGSQRQAVIGSNLELRERAALKMAGFAVAMKDALHRRGVPELAAVVAAELGVLAFERAYGTWLETAGDWSEVARRSVAEVRAAAAELG, from the coding sequence ATGGGCCGATGGGAGCCGGACGCGCGGCAGCGGTTGGTGCGCGCCGCACTCGACCTGTTCAGCGAACAGGGGTACGACAACACCGCGGTCGCGCAGATCGCCGAGCGCGCCGGCCTCACCAAGAGCACGTTCTTCCGGCACTACCGGGACAAGCGCGAGGTGCTGTTCGGCGGTCAGGACGAGCTGGCCGAGGTGCTCACCGGTGGCATCGCCGGTGCGCCGGAGCAGGCGGAACCGATGGCCGCGGTGGAGGCCGCGCTGGTCGCGGTCGGCGGGTGGTTCACCGAGGAGCAGCGCGAGTACGGGTCGCAGCGGCAGGCGGTGATCGGGTCCAACCTCGAGCTGCGCGAGCGGGCGGCGTTGAAGATGGCCGGGTTCGCCGTGGCGATGAAGGACGCGTTGCACCGGCGTGGCGTGCCCGAGCTGGCGGCGGTGGTCGCCGCCGAGCTCGGCGTGCTGGCGTTCGAACGGGCGTACGGCACCTGGCTGGAGACCGCCGGGGACTGGTCCGAGGTCGCCCGGCGGTCGGTCGCCGAGGTGCGGGCCGCGGCTGCCGAGCTCGGCTAG
- a CDS encoding pyridoxamine 5'-phosphate oxidase family protein, translating into MSLPDLTTTTSSDRVERPGSRGEHFLQCALETTDRATRFYSDQVLDHLNPAMAEFVGRMEMAFISTADADGECDSTLRAGPAGFIQVIDSRTIAYPEYRGNGVMASLGNIMENPHVGMLMVDFTDDLIGLHVNGRARIAREEFPTDDRKVERWVVVQVQEAYVHCRKHIPRMVPVDRVRDWGTDDVKRKGGDFFGAKADRAEAEKS; encoded by the coding sequence GTGTCCCTGCCTGACTTGACCACAACCACCTCGTCCGACCGTGTCGAGCGCCCCGGCTCACGCGGTGAGCACTTCCTCCAATGTGCCCTGGAGACCACCGATCGCGCCACACGCTTCTACTCGGACCAGGTGCTGGACCACCTCAACCCCGCGATGGCCGAGTTCGTCGGCCGGATGGAGATGGCGTTCATCTCGACGGCCGACGCCGACGGCGAGTGCGACTCGACCCTGCGAGCAGGACCGGCCGGGTTCATCCAGGTGATCGACTCACGGACGATCGCGTACCCCGAGTACCGCGGCAACGGCGTGATGGCCTCGCTCGGCAACATCATGGAGAACCCGCACGTCGGCATGCTCATGGTGGACTTCACCGACGACCTGATCGGCCTGCACGTCAACGGCAGGGCCCGCATCGCGCGCGAGGAGTTCCCCACCGACGACCGCAAGGTCGAGCGCTGGGTCGTCGTGCAGGTGCAGGAGGCGTACGTCCACTGCCGCAAGCACATCCCCCGGATGGTCCCGGTGGACCGCGTGCGCGACTGGGGCACGGATGACGTGAAGCGCAAGGGCGGCGACTTCTTCGGCGCGAAGGCGGACCGCGCGGAGGCTGAGAAGAGCTGA
- a CDS encoding FAD-binding oxidoreductase has protein sequence MVRMIRESFAVVEPHSEEVAKFFYGMLFSLSPATREMFPANMEVQRSRLLRALVHVVQMVDRPDDLIPFLRQLGRDHRKFGVINVHYEAVGTALLSAVKKFAGAAWTPKVEMAWAEAYTLMARAMQEAADADNGPAYWHATVLDHQRVSWDLAVVRLQPDHPVNYRAGQYVSVETPQRKRLWRYYSPANAPREDGVIEFHIRSVDGGWVSRSVVGHTQAGDTWRIGPPMGRLSVDRTAGQDILMVAGGTGVAPMHAIIDEMAQWGDNPRVHLFYGGRTREDLYDLDNLQRIATTNPWLTVVPVLESDPGVRGVEQGTLADVVTRYGAWEDRDVLVCGSPAMIRSTVSRMLVAGTPLDRIKYDPFTLD, from the coding sequence ATGGTGCGGATGATCCGGGAGAGCTTCGCGGTGGTGGAACCGCATTCCGAAGAGGTGGCCAAGTTCTTCTACGGGATGCTCTTCTCGCTCTCGCCTGCCACACGCGAGATGTTCCCCGCGAACATGGAGGTGCAGCGCAGCCGTCTGCTGCGCGCCCTCGTGCACGTGGTGCAGATGGTCGACCGCCCGGACGACCTGATCCCGTTCCTCCGCCAGCTGGGGCGTGACCACCGCAAGTTCGGTGTCATCAACGTCCACTACGAGGCGGTCGGCACGGCCCTGCTCTCCGCGGTGAAGAAGTTCGCCGGTGCCGCCTGGACGCCGAAGGTCGAGATGGCCTGGGCCGAGGCGTACACGCTGATGGCCCGCGCGATGCAGGAGGCGGCCGACGCCGACAACGGCCCCGCGTACTGGCATGCGACGGTGCTGGACCACCAGCGCGTGTCGTGGGACCTGGCCGTCGTGCGGCTGCAGCCGGACCACCCGGTCAACTACCGCGCCGGGCAGTACGTGTCCGTCGAGACGCCGCAGCGCAAGCGGCTCTGGCGCTACTACTCGCCGGCGAACGCGCCGCGCGAGGACGGCGTCATCGAGTTCCACATCCGGTCCGTGGACGGCGGCTGGGTGTCGCGCTCGGTGGTCGGTCACACGCAGGCGGGCGACACGTGGCGGATCGGACCGCCCATGGGACGTCTGTCGGTCGACCGCACGGCCGGGCAGGACATCCTGATGGTGGCCGGCGGCACGGGTGTCGCGCCGATGCACGCGATCATCGACGAGATGGCGCAGTGGGGCGACAACCCGCGCGTGCACCTGTTCTACGGCGGCCGCACCCGTGAGGACCTCTACGACCTGGACAACCTGCAGCGCATCGCGACCACGAACCCGTGGCTCACGGTCGTGCCGGTGCTGGAGTCGGACCCCGGCGTCCGCGGTGTCGAGCAGGGCACCCTGGCCGACGTGGTCACCCGGTACGGCGCGTGGGAGGACCGGGACGTCCTGGTCTGCGGCAGCCCGGCCATGATCAGGTCGACGGTGTCCCGCATGCTGGTCGCGGGAACTCCGCTCGACCGGATCAAGTACGACCCGTTCACGCTGGACTAA
- the glyA gene encoding serine hydroxymethyltransferase, translated as MLSDVDPEIAALIQAESARQSSKLRMIASENDVSAAVLEATGSVLTNKYSEGYPGKRYYEGQQVVDQVEQLAVDRARALFGVDHANVQPLSGAPANLAVYLAFLSPGDTVMGMSLPMGGHLTHGWNVSATGKWFNAVQYDVRKDTGVVDLDEVRSLALAERPRVIFCGGTAIPRTIDFPAFASIAAEVDAVLVADIAHIAGLVAGGAHPSPVGHAPVITTTTHKTLRGPRGAMILTDAEHARAIDRAVFPGLQGGPHNHTTAAIAVALHEAMQPAFRSYAHAIVANAQALAAALLERGFDLVSGGTDNHLILIDLTSKGIGGKPAARALDQAGIELNYNAVPYDTRKPFDPSGIRLGTPAITTRGLRPEQMPQVAEWIDRAIAAADNGPALDRIAAEVRELLAAL; from the coding sequence GTGCTCTCTGACGTCGATCCCGAGATCGCCGCACTGATCCAGGCCGAGTCCGCCCGCCAGTCCAGCAAGCTGCGCATGATCGCGTCGGAGAACGACGTGTCAGCCGCCGTGCTTGAGGCAACAGGCTCGGTGCTGACCAACAAGTACTCCGAGGGGTACCCCGGCAAGCGGTACTACGAGGGCCAGCAGGTCGTCGACCAGGTCGAACAGCTGGCGGTCGACCGTGCCCGCGCCCTGTTCGGCGTGGACCACGCCAACGTCCAGCCGCTGTCCGGCGCGCCCGCGAACCTCGCGGTCTACCTGGCGTTCCTCTCGCCGGGTGACACGGTGATGGGCATGTCGCTGCCGATGGGCGGCCACCTGACCCACGGCTGGAACGTGTCGGCGACCGGCAAGTGGTTCAACGCCGTGCAGTACGACGTCCGCAAGGACACCGGCGTCGTCGACCTGGACGAGGTCCGCTCCCTCGCACTGGCCGAGCGCCCTCGCGTGATCTTCTGCGGCGGCACCGCCATCCCGCGCACGATCGACTTCCCGGCGTTCGCCTCGATCGCCGCCGAGGTCGACGCCGTCCTGGTCGCCGACATCGCCCACATCGCGGGCCTGGTCGCGGGCGGCGCCCACCCGTCCCCGGTCGGCCACGCCCCGGTCATCACCACGACCACGCACAAGACCCTGCGCGGCCCGCGCGGCGCGATGATCCTCACCGACGCCGAGCACGCCCGCGCGATCGACCGGGCCGTGTTCCCCGGCCTGCAGGGCGGCCCGCACAACCACACGACCGCCGCGATCGCCGTGGCGCTGCACGAGGCCATGCAGCCCGCGTTCCGCTCGTACGCGCACGCGATCGTGGCCAACGCTCAAGCGCTCGCGGCTGCTTTGCTGGAGCGCGGCTTCGACCTGGTCTCCGGCGGCACCGACAACCACCTGATCCTCATCGACCTGACGTCGAAGGGCATCGGCGGCAAGCCGGCCGCACGGGCGCTGGACCAGGCGGGCATCGAGCTCAACTACAACGCCGTGCCGTACGACACCCGCAAACCGTTCGACCCGTCCGGCATCCGGCTGGGCACGCCCGCCATCACCACCCGCGGCCTGCGCCCCGAGCAGATGCCGCAGGTCGCCGAGTGGATCGACCGCGCAATCGCCGCCGCGGACAACGGCCCGGCGCTGGACCGCATCGCGGCCGAGGTGCGGGAACTGCTCGCTGCGCTGTAG
- a CDS encoding MDR family MFS transporter — MNRPSSHREILEALSGIWVALLVAILSSTIVSNALPTILAELKGTQTQYTWVITSMLLASTASTPLWGKLADLFDKKKLLQTGIILFVIGSVLAGLSQNMEQLIGFRVVQGLGMGGVQALGQVVVGALLSPRERGRYSGYTGMVISAGTVGGPLVGGFLVDWPGWRWCFFVCVPLALVALAVLHKTLHLPTKKQHVKIDYLGATLITGGVSLLLMWVSFAGKDFAWFSGESALYVGGVLVALVAAYFVERRASAPVIPLHLFRNRTVVLAMFGGIAVGTAMFGASVFMGQYFQIARGFSPTKAGLLTVPLVLGLSISSTVSGQLIAKSGRWKSYLVWGAFSLVAGLALLGTIDHSTNLTLMGAYLLLVGVGVGLTMQNLVLAVQNGVSMADLGAASSTATFLRSLGGTAGVSVLGAVLAAHVSTTTLDPGSLSPAVRNSYGDAMGELFLIAAGLAVFTVIAVLLIKEQPLRESVDVTADVTPTGSGAQTVATELASPVDTDQRIVDNPTPVVDKLLVRMSDGGQEVAARSAALRSTQNSLPSGSRIVTQPVPSGLR, encoded by the coding sequence TTGAACCGGCCCTCGTCGCATCGGGAGATCCTCGAAGCGCTGTCCGGCATCTGGGTGGCGCTGCTCGTCGCGATCCTCAGCTCCACCATCGTCTCGAACGCTCTCCCGACGATCCTGGCCGAGCTCAAGGGCACGCAGACCCAGTACACCTGGGTCATCACGTCGATGTTGCTCGCCTCCACGGCCAGCACGCCGCTGTGGGGCAAGCTCGCCGACCTCTTCGACAAGAAGAAGCTGCTGCAGACCGGCATCATCCTGTTCGTGATCGGCTCGGTCCTCGCGGGCCTGAGCCAGAACATGGAGCAGCTCATCGGGTTCCGGGTCGTCCAGGGCCTGGGCATGGGCGGTGTGCAGGCGCTCGGCCAGGTCGTGGTCGGCGCGCTGCTGAGCCCGCGCGAACGCGGCCGCTACAGCGGCTACACCGGCATGGTGATCTCGGCCGGCACCGTCGGCGGGCCGCTCGTCGGCGGGTTCCTCGTCGACTGGCCCGGTTGGCGCTGGTGCTTCTTCGTGTGCGTGCCGCTGGCCCTGGTGGCCCTCGCCGTGCTGCACAAGACGCTGCACCTGCCGACCAAGAAGCAGCACGTGAAGATCGACTACCTGGGTGCCACGCTGATCACGGGTGGCGTGAGCCTGCTGCTCATGTGGGTGTCGTTCGCCGGCAAGGACTTCGCGTGGTTCTCCGGGGAGAGCGCGCTGTACGTCGGTGGCGTGCTGGTCGCGCTGGTCGCCGCCTACTTCGTCGAGCGCAGGGCGAGTGCGCCGGTGATCCCGCTGCACCTGTTCCGCAACCGCACGGTGGTGCTGGCGATGTTCGGCGGCATCGCGGTCGGCACGGCGATGTTCGGCGCGTCGGTGTTCATGGGGCAGTACTTCCAGATCGCGCGCGGGTTCTCGCCCACGAAGGCGGGGCTGCTCACGGTTCCGCTGGTGCTCGGCCTGAGCATCTCGTCCACGGTCAGCGGGCAGCTGATCGCGAAGAGCGGCAGGTGGAAGAGCTACCTGGTCTGGGGTGCGTTCTCGCTGGTCGCCGGGCTGGCGCTGCTCGGGACGATCGACCACTCCACCAACCTCACGCTGATGGGCGCGTACCTGCTGCTGGTCGGCGTGGGCGTGGGCCTGACCATGCAGAACCTGGTGCTCGCCGTGCAGAACGGCGTCAGCATGGCCGATCTGGGGGCGGCGAGCTCCACGGCGACGTTCCTGCGGTCGCTGGGAGGAACGGCCGGCGTGTCGGTGCTCGGTGCGGTGCTGGCCGCCCACGTGAGCACGACGACGCTCGACCCCGGCTCCCTCTCCCCGGCCGTGCGGAACTCCTACGGCGACGCGATGGGCGAGCTGTTCCTGATCGCCGCCGGTCTCGCGGTCTTCACCGTCATCGCGGTGCTGCTGATCAAGGAGCAGCCGCTGCGCGAGTCCGTGGACGTGACCGCGGATGTCACCCCAACGGGTTCTGGCGCACAGACGGTGGCCACTGAGCTTGCCTCACCTGTGGATACTGACCAGCGGATTGTGGACAACCCAACCCCTGTTGTGGACAAGCTGTTGGTACGAATGAGTGACGGCGGTCAGGAGGTGGCGGCCCGTTCGGCTGCGCTGCGTTCCACGCAGAACTCGTTGCCCTCGGGGTCGCGCATCGTGACCCAGCCGGTGCCGTCCGGCCTGCGCTGA
- a CDS encoding VOC family protein, with protein sequence MTSIIHNITVDARDSYAIASWWGQVLGLPLDPEDNPGDPECLIHLPSGIRYLFINVPEGKELKNRLHIDLQPTDLTRDEEVDRLVGIGATVFDDQRRPDGTGWVTMRDPEGNEFCVERSAAERAATS encoded by the coding sequence ATGACGTCAATCATCCACAACATCACCGTGGACGCGCGCGACTCCTACGCGATCGCGTCCTGGTGGGGCCAGGTGCTCGGCCTGCCGCTCGACCCGGAGGACAACCCCGGCGACCCGGAGTGCCTGATCCACCTGCCGAGCGGCATCCGCTACCTGTTCATCAACGTGCCGGAGGGCAAGGAGCTCAAGAACCGGCTGCACATCGACCTGCAGCCGACCGACCTCACCCGGGACGAGGAGGTCGACCGGCTGGTCGGGATCGGCGCGACGGTGTTCGACGATCAGCGCAGGCCGGACGGCACCGGCTGGGTCACGATGCGCGACCCCGAGGGCAACGAGTTCTGCGTGGAACGCAGCGCAGCCGAACGGGCCGCCACCTCCTGA